The Silene latifolia isolate original U9 population chromosome Y, ASM4854445v1, whole genome shotgun sequence sequence gtgaatcgaattcaaggctaagatattctccaccacgatcggattgtagtgcttttatctttttgtttaattggttctctacttcgttttgaaattccttgaatttctcaaaagcgtcacttttatgctttattaaatagatatacccatatctactcaagtcatcggtgaaggttatgaagtagtcataatttccacgagcggtgatactaattggtccacacacatcggtatgtatgagtcccaatagctcacttgctcgtgttcctttaccactaaaaggatttcgagtcatcttgccaagaaggcaatattcgcatgttccatatgattggtaatcaaatggtgtaatcacattagttgaaattaatcttttgatgtgattctcgtttatgtgacctaatcggcaatgccaaatgaacgattcatctggatcacttgatttgagtttctttgatttaatgttgtagatgtcattagtcggattcgaggttttcaaaatgtaaatgccattaatggaaggagcttggcctataaccaagtcgttccttgaaatggtacaacgattgtttttaatgacaaaacaaaaaccatccatgtccaacatagcgattaaaataatgtttttagaaagtgtagtcacataaaaacaattatgtaaatacaactcaaatccattaggcaaagctaatacataagttcccatggattcggccgctactcgagctccatttccaaggcgtagatccacatctcctttgctaagcctcttcacgtctcttaacccctgtaaatgattacaaaggtaagaaccacaaccggtatccagtacccatgtcgtagtggaagtataatttacatcaataacataaatttccttaggaattttaccttttggaacgatgtttccttcccttatatttcgcaaatatacgggacaattcctaagccaatgtcccatgccatagcaataatggcactcatcttcaacttgcttgaagtttttccctttctttcccttcttcttgaaccttttgcccttagaaaCAAGAACTTGATTgtttgagctcccactagttttggcatctttctcttccaaagacagagatcctatagattttatgaggcggtcttcctgagaccggctcacaagagatcttgtaatagtaggaggtttagaagaagtgacgaagtttatgtttccatctgaacctatcccaaaagaaatttctctagtagtgtcgaaatcattgttgaagcaaacgtcgtcaaaaacattgtggcaagactcaatagttatcggtgtggtAGCGTTtaatggattcattgtaatgaactacaagtatggaggaaaaggaaatattaacatttgtctttttaaatcatacttgtaaataaatttaacaagatatgaacatttatatagtgacctctacccaactattataaatgattccaagacccaaattcatattaacttaggcatcggtaaagccgaatacaacccttatcaatataactcggtggattaacactttaatcgattctacttttagaactcttggtcgataaaattacattaatatttatcttaagcccgaaacacatccggcaaccgtcgagaatactttcgttgagttcaacccaaatttcgaataaatgtgtccatgatccaaatttacatcaacttgggcatcggtaaagccgaaaacaaccctcatctttataaattcggtgggtagacatttatcacccacttcccctacgtaacaaggtttgtaccccggtaaagccgagtgcactccctcacgaaataagttttcatggtttctactttttggtaaggctaagtctcaattgtttatttttagcgagaggtcatgtcaatttattatctatcacgttttaagtgaactaaagcggtgaactacgataattataattgacacggtcgataaactcgatttaatgataatgcatgttttagttatggcgatttagcgatgcatgcaacatataaataaaatgcaaagcataaataaattcctagtatggccttcctaaaatagtaaatctaataaactattacaaattcggaacccaactccattggtcccttgaacttcggtcttggcacgcatttcaaggcaacactttctttaatggatcgccttctcgagtggcactgtcttcaaggaactccggaataataaaattacataataaattacataatttcctattatacatttgtaattaaaaataaaaataaatctattaaattacaaaacggtgatgcgagatcacaataaattacaaccgaatcgatattcccatacatttcgggtaatatcaattaaaattaaggccatactaagtaaaattacataattcaaaaattacataaaattaaaatatgacaatcataaataaaatgcagcattataatatgtatgaacatgcccaattttatgccaaatcgcctttaaggagccaatatcgtatattaatcggtttttacggatttgcgtgatttaacccttttataatcacaataattacataaagtcatatttatgtactagttaattaccctaaccatcttaggactcaaaattagtctccactaacatttgacaataattaacctagatttcttaatattgttcataaatggacttaaaatacaaaatatgtcataaacttcaaattaaatcataaaaatttcaaataatttcaaattttaaaatttaaactcattaacattctggaaaaataccatgacactcataatgttcaaaaacttaggttaaaaatttcgaaatttatcgagaaaaacaatgttgcggtttatccgatttatcaattattaccataaaaatatgagaaaaattatttttcttaacttttcacttttagatctgaaatatgtgataaaatgcaacatgtgacgtttttccttagtcatgaagtatgttttagcaatttttactaattaaagtcactatttatgtgatttttcatcaaaaattcataaatcatgcataaagacttcattatagctaaatattttatacacatcttttaaaattgcatgtgacaacatactaaatttctatgaccagactcaaaatataactcatattaacctatttaaccatttaaatttgattttaaCATGAGAAATCTATATTTCAagtataacaactcattttattatgaaaatttacaggcgatcagtatataatatatgtaaaaacatatccaaaaaccactggaaaaatcaaagtttagctatttttagtccaaaaatgacatttttatcataaaaatcacattttaatgccattattatataaaatgaacaataaaatccataaaataaaccaaaatatcctaaaacattttaggaccaaaaaATTTAACaagcataataaatttcgtgatgtttcataataaacacaaatttataagttttgtttgttaatcgtataactcggaaaaacaataaccgatttgcatgcaaacaacctaaggctcatgataccgcttgttaggaattattaatctcattaaacaacatattcatatatgtaacaaataatttagtcataaaattaatttagatcttatgcatgcaaacaaaagtagaaatagagaagaaatcgtcattcttactatggattttcggattaaaaaggcacaagtaagatctcctttttacttgttcttgagcttcctaatattggatgaacaatgATTCAaacttagaatccctcccaaggaattatacccaagataacctcttacaagactaatattattattactagaacaatactaatcttaataaaatttacccaaaatattgttttgtcctcttgaattttcggccaagaggagagtaattttggagtatttgtttctctttctaaacttctttaagttattttgtgaatgaatgaataatacactagttttgcatgtagtgtaaGAGTGGAAAAATAAGCAAAACTTTTGCTCTTTTTCATGTGGGAAAACCGAAATGGGAAGGGGAGAtagcccaatgcatgctctccttttcttcccaagagaaagcTATGTATGCAAGGCTATGTTTAGGTCTTATAATTATGTTTTctacttataaataatcaacacaatttttatcctaataccccctccatttcggtacacacacataaaatggatgagtctattttatttgtgattttgtcaatatgtcacatgtgacacattacatgacatctgatatataaaatgtatttttaacaattaaaaatcaacatattaataaaatatgtcacttataaaaattaacatagtaattcacaattacttgtatcaaaatggtttaccaatttataaatcacaacatcttgtatttataataaattattcattcagattcaattgtttctgtaaagaataatttcatctaagtaataaaacaattcgattacttagaccgtatcttatttaatcaacttacaataagacacgtaaatattacttccaaaaccgtccgtcaattttaagtaatttaattaactcgtatcgtcatacgatcaattaaatattcaattaagagtgttatcctttaggtatgacctaaggagatcaactgatcaccaccgtcgcacgacagtaatgtcaaactctagtcatccaatcattaccgatatgtgtggaccagttgacaggaaatattacttcccacatgtattcttaaaatgagatttaaacatgtaatcatcatgatcgacagttgtgatcgcattattgttggaggacacatattccaacaggaacTGCTACGCTCAAGCCCTCAAAGCTACAACCAGGCTCccctcatagcaattacagaaccGGGGCACCTCGAAAGAATACAAAGAGCCCCCCTCAGAGGAACTAGACCAGGTCTACCTGGACAAGGAGCACCCGGATAGGACAGTATTAATTGGTGCAACTTGCAGTGAAAAGCTACGCAGCCAGCTGACTCAATTTCTGAAAGCCAACATGGACTGTTTTGCTTGGTCCCACGACGACATGGTAGGAATAGACCCATCCATTATTTCACATAAGCTAAGTGTGAACCCAGGCTGCACCCAGTACAGCAGAAGAGAAGAAAGTTCGCTGCAGAACGAAACGAAGTCATTAACAAAGAAGTAGACAATCTCTTGGTAGCGGGTAAAATTAGAGAAGTTAGCTACCCTAAATGGCTTTCTAATGTGGTAGTTGTGCCCAAGAAGAACGGAAAATGGAGGGTATGCATAGACTTCATAGATTTGAACAAAGCTTGTCCCAAGGACCCCTTTCCACtgccacatatcgatgcaatggtggacgctactGCAGGGAAGGAGGTACTTACTTTCCTCGACGCCTGGAGCggttacaatcagatcaagatgcatCCACAAGAATAAGAAAAAACGGCATTCATGTcagaaagaggtatatattgttataacGTCATGCCCTTTGGCCTAAAGAACGCCGGCTCCACTTACCAACGGCTGGTAAATAAGATGTTCAAGCAGCAAATAGGGAAGAcgatggaagtatacatagacgacatggtagtgaAGTCCAAAAAAGCGAGAATGCATATGGAACACTTGGCAGACACCTTCCAGACATTAAGGGAGTTTAAAATGAAGCTTAATCCGTCCAAGTGTTCATTTGGAGTATCCTCAGGGAAATTCTTAGGATACATGGTGACCCAGAGAGGAATTGAAGCAAGCAAGGAGCAGATAAAAGCAATACTCCAGTTGGAATCACCGCAGAAACCAAAAGATGTGCAAAGGCTGGCAGGGAAGGTGGCGGCCCTAAACAGATTCATATCAAGGGCTTCAGATAGATGCAAGCTGTTCTATGATATATTGAGGAAAAGTCGGAAATTCGAATGGACCGAGGAACACGAAAAGGCAATCGCGGAACTCAAAAGCTATCTAAGCACGCCACCATTACTCGCAAAGTCGGAGCAAAGGGAGCCACTATTCCTGTACCTGTCAGTCACGGAAGTAGCCGTAagtgcggtcttggtcaaagaacaAGAAGAAGTACAGAATCCTGTGTATTATATTAGCAAGTCTCTgcttcctgcagagaccaggtacacttccttcgaaaaactagcattggctTTGGTTACTACTTCCCATAAACTGCGGTCGTACTTTGAATCTCACACCATCCACGTAAtaaccaactacccgctaaaaattattatgaggaagcctgaactttcGGGCAGAATGACTAAATGGTCAGTGAATCTTAGTGGGTATGACTTGGAATTCGAACCCAGAACAGCGATAAAATCCCAAGCCTTAGCAGATTTCGTCTCTGACTTCTGCCCTGCTACCCGTGGGGAGGCAGAAGAAGGAATGCTGACAATAATGGGGAGTCAGGATAGAGAGATATGGACCCTATACATCGACGGAGCCTCAAATGCAAGGGGGACTGGTGTAGGTTTGGTCCTTCGATCACCTAAAGGTGATATGATAGTACAAGCTGTTAGGTGTGAGTTCAAAGCAACCAACAACGAAGCCGAGTATGAAGCCCTTATACTTGGGATGCATATGGCGTCGGAGCTTAAGGTGAGGAACCTGAGGGTGTATAGCGACTCCTTACTTGTGGTGAATCATGTAAACAACAAATATGTGGCACGTgattcaaagatgatagcctACCTGAAGATAGCCACAGAGCAAAAGTCAAAGTTTAGAACGTTCAAAATAACTCAGGTGCCGCGAGATCAAAACGTGGAGGCAGACGCCCTGGCAACGTTAGGGGCCACCTTCCAGCCCACATAACTGTCAAATATACCTATCACCCACGTATTGACCCCAGCCATCCAGAAGGAGCCAGATCAGAATCCGGTGAAAGAGGCTGCACACGTGCAGTATACGCAGGGAGCCAGGACCCTGGTTTCCACAGAAGGACATCAGGATCCAGATTGGAGAGTACCGTACATAAATTGGCTAAGGGATAGGACGCTCCCTGAGGATAGAAAGGAAGCACAAAGTTTCAGGATAAAAGCCTTCAGGTATATCTTGATTGATAACATTCTCTTTAGAAAATCATTGGCAGGACCATGCCTCAGGTGCTTGAACAAAGAGGAAGCAGAAACGGTGATGCATGATGTACACGGCGGAGAATGCGGGAAACATGCTGGAGGACGGAGTTTGTCTAACAAAATCTTAAGACAGGGGtatttctggcccaccatgcacACAGGTGCCGTTAATCATGCCAAACGCTGTGAATCATGTCAAAAGGCGGATCCAGcaatccatcagccagcagaaccaATGCATCCAATTATCTCTCCATGGCCATTCATGATATGAGGCATGGACATAGTGGGTAAGCTGCCAAGGGCTCCAGGAAACAGAGTACATATGTTAGTCATGACTGATTACTTTTCAAAGTGGATGAAAGCAGAGGCAATGACAGAGGTAAAAGAGCGGCAGATGATCTCTTTTATCAAACGTAACATCATAAGCAGATTTGGGATAACATCCgagatcatatgtgacaatggatcCCAGTTCATATCAGATAACACCGAGGGCTTTTGTTCACGCTGGAACATAACATTGAGAAAGTCAGCCCCTAGGTATCCACAAACCAATGGCCAAGCCGAGTCCAGTAACAAAATCATTGTGGAGAACCTCAGAAAACGGCTGGAAGAGTTGGGGGGGAAATGGGCAGATGAACTATCATTGGTACTCTGGTCAGACAGAACAACACCGAAAGTGGCAACAGGCCAAACTCCATTTAGCCTCGTATACGGAGCAGAGGCAGTGATACCCTCAGAGGTTCTGGTACCCACGCATAGATACGGCTGTTAGACGGCAGAGCAGGACAAGGTCGAAATGGCTAGTAGTCTGGATACAGTTGATGAGCTGCGAGAAAGCGCCTACATACGTATGGCGTCATATAAACAATCTGTAGCCAAGACATATAACAAGAATGTTAAGATGAGGACCCTTGAAGTAGGGGACCTCGTACTCAGAAGGGTATTCGAAAATACCAAGAACCACAAAGTAGGCAAgtttgcctacaaatgggaagggccATATCAGGTTGAGAGCATTGTCAAGAATGGGGcatacaggttgatgaccatgcaCGATCAAATCCTGGACAAGCCCTGGAACATTCGTCACTTGAAAcggtactttgtctgacaaagtgccAAAACTTTAGTGTACAAAGGACCTTTCAAAAGTccatgaagcaaaaaaaaaaaaaggtgtggGGGTTAGTATATGCTTTAGGTACTGCTGTGTTTTAGAAAActtctttttctttcgttttcCTTAGTTTCTCATTTTTAAACCAAATCGAGTCGTTTTTAAATCAAGTAGTCCAGgctgtggcttcctggatccagatgttgccctggaacaccatgagatagcaccaggtaatTTGCACTACTTTTGAATTTATCATGCTTCTACGAAGAAAGGCTTTGATACTAATGTTGGTTACTTGTCAGATAAGGAACACTCTGAGGGTCCAGCCCCTGCCATGTGAAGCTGCGAGACGTTTACTTAGTCAAGCCACATGGGGAGCATACGCCGAGATAGCGCGCAGGGTACGAcatactaagaccacccataccttaacgttaaTCTCAGTAATTCCATAGCTATGACGTAGAGCAAAAGGTGCACGCACGAAATGTCAaacgtctggaaccacaaggaacgcaacattccttgttagtcagAAACAGTCAATGAAGGTATGCTCTAGTCAGCTAACCCTAGtgataagatattttacgtcatgggtaaaatGTGTTATCAAGAACCTGTAACCAGGAACAAAGGCTGTGCACCTGGAGTCAGGTCAGCCTCCTGGATATACCAATGTGGAATCAAAACTCTAGAGACCAATGGCAAATAACGCAAGTATAACAAAAGGAGGGTCTAAAACCTAGACCCGGAACTACTTTAAGTTAAGGCGCCTACTGTTTACAGCAGGCACCATCGGAGTTTGAAAACCTGCGTACCAGCAGGcacaaaacaaaccaaaataaaaagaaaagagtttttgaAACATAAATACAAACTTGCACCACACAGGGCCAAGTCCCCAGATAATTTAAACTAAAAATtttaagagaggtcaatcctctcaaTAACTGCATCCTGACCAGTGCTCTGCTCCCCGTGCTCCATCTCGCTTTCTGTTACGTGTACCGAACGACCTCGGGGTCGCAGCCGCATCATCACCAGTCTGCTCCGCCAAGATCTACTCTACAGTCCCAGAGATAGCCCCAGAGATATCCATGGCGGTGCACGGGCAAACTCAGCCAGCTCCTCCTCCAGGTTCCAAGATGTGTGCCTTCCCTCAGTATAATCACGGATGCAGTCAATCCGCCCCTCAAAAGAAGTGTAGGCTCCCACGTTCTAGGCTAGCTCAGCCATCTCTTCAGCACGGGCCTCTGCCTTTGTCAGCCCAGAAGTCAGGACACAGTTAGCCTCCTGCGTCCTTGCAAGCTGATCTTTGGCTGCCTCCTTTTCCTTTTTGGCCGCATGAAGCTGCTCCCTCAGCTTGGCATAGGTGGCTGTGAGCTCCTTGTTCTTCCCCACGGAAGCCAG is a genomic window containing:
- the LOC141631042 gene encoding uncharacterized protein LOC141631042 translates to MVVKSKKARMHMEHLADTFQTLREFKMKLNPSKCSFGVSSGKFLGYMVTQRGIEASKEQIKAILQLESPQKPKDVQRLAGKVAALNRFISRASDRCKLFYDILRKSRKFEWTEEHEKAIAELKSYLSTPPLLAKSEQREPLFLYLSVTEVAVSAVLVKEQEEVQNPVYYISKSLLPAETRYTSFEKLALALVTTSHKLRSYFESHTIHVITNYPLKIIMRKPELSGRMTKWSVNLSGYDLEFEPRTAIKSQALADFVSDFCPATRGEAEEGMLTIMGSQDREIWTLYIDGASNARGTGVGLVLRSPKGDMIVQAVRCEFKATNNEAEYEALILGMHMASELKVRNLRVYSDSLLVVNHVNNKYVARDSKMIAYLKIATEQKSKFRTFKITQKEPDQNPVKEAAHVQYTQGARTLVSTEGHQDPDWRVPYINWLRDRTLPEDRKEAQSFRIKAFRYILIDNILFRKSLAGPCLRCLNKEEAETVMHDVHGGECGKHAGGRSLSNKILRQGYFWPTMHTGAVNHAKRCESCQKADPAIHQPAEPMHPIISPWPFMI